One window of Aerococcus tenax genomic DNA carries:
- the ppdK gene encoding pyruvate, phosphate dikinase, with the protein MKQVIYAFNQGSAKMRDLLGGKGANLAEMTRLGFPVPKGFTLTTEACLDYLAQEDSEELSDPVIASIDQALADLESATEKAFNDPEKLLLVSVRSGARESMPGMMDTILNVGLNDRNVESLAQITQDERFAYDCYRRLLQMYGNVVYGLDSQLFEEHLAQEKTKAQVRFDHELKVDQLKALVAAYKKVYQDQLDFDFPQEVKTQIYEAVKAVFKSWNNHRARVYREMNHIPHDLGTAVNIQEMVFGNSGQNSGTGVLFTRNPATGESKLFGEYLVNAQGEDVVAGIRTPAVIEDLKADMPEIYQEIHDLAKQLEGYYHDMQDIEFTVEKGKLYFLQTRNGKRTAKAAVKIAVDMVEEGLIDEKEALLRIKPAMIDQLLHPSFDPQALDQAEVFSSLGLAASPGAGSGQIVFSAQKAKEWQAAGKKVILMRNETSPEDIEGMSASEAIVTAHGGMTSHAAVVARGMGKCCVSGCSDLTIDEAEKVVHYPGGQLQEGDTISVDGSQGKLYLGEIPTALSNTDENYQKMMAWARKYSRLKVRMNAETPEDIQTGFSFGADGIGLVRTEHMFFKAERLREIRRFILSVDEDQRQAALEKIRDYQVEDFTRIFQLSQEAPAVIRLLDPPLHEFMPKSDAEVDEVATDQGISEAELRSRMVQLAEVNPMLGHRGCRLAMTYPELYDRQVEAIIYGAIAARQEGLDPQVEIMIPLVSVEPELNRLRERLSQVIDRLLAQENVTIAYTIGTMIEIPRACFIADQLAQEADFFSFGTNDLTQMTYGFSRDDAGKFINQYLEDGTLKQDPFQTIDPEGVGALVKIAVDKARQTKAGLKIGVCGELGGDPASIQFFDQVGLDYVSCSPYRVPLAQLAAAQSAIRQAKGSH; encoded by the coding sequence ATGAAACAAGTGATTTATGCTTTTAACCAGGGGTCTGCCAAGATGCGTGATCTCTTGGGAGGCAAGGGGGCTAACCTGGCGGAAATGACCCGGCTGGGTTTTCCTGTTCCTAAGGGTTTTACCCTGACCACTGAGGCCTGCCTAGATTACTTAGCCCAGGAAGATAGTGAAGAATTAAGTGATCCAGTCATAGCGTCTATTGACCAAGCGCTAGCTGACTTGGAAAGCGCTACTGAGAAGGCCTTTAATGATCCTGAAAAATTACTATTGGTGTCGGTACGGTCCGGGGCTAGAGAATCTATGCCGGGGATGATGGATACCATTCTCAATGTGGGACTGAACGACCGCAATGTGGAAAGCCTGGCCCAAATCACCCAAGATGAGCGCTTCGCCTATGACTGCTACCGCCGGCTTTTACAAATGTATGGCAATGTGGTCTATGGCTTGGACAGTCAACTTTTTGAGGAGCACTTGGCCCAAGAAAAAACTAAGGCCCAAGTTCGCTTTGACCATGAATTAAAGGTGGATCAATTGAAAGCATTAGTGGCCGCCTACAAAAAGGTTTACCAAGACCAACTAGACTTTGACTTCCCCCAAGAGGTTAAGACCCAGATCTATGAAGCCGTTAAAGCGGTCTTTAAGTCCTGGAACAACCACCGAGCCCGGGTCTACCGAGAGATGAATCACATCCCACATGACTTGGGAACTGCGGTCAATATTCAAGAAATGGTCTTTGGTAATAGTGGCCAAAATAGTGGGACAGGGGTTCTCTTCACCCGTAATCCCGCCACCGGGGAAAGCAAGCTCTTCGGTGAATACTTGGTCAATGCCCAAGGGGAAGATGTGGTTGCCGGCATTCGTACCCCAGCAGTTATTGAAGACCTAAAAGCAGATATGCCAGAAATTTACCAAGAGATCCATGACCTGGCCAAGCAATTGGAAGGTTACTACCACGACATGCAGGATATTGAATTTACCGTTGAAAAAGGCAAACTCTACTTCCTACAAACCCGGAACGGTAAACGGACGGCTAAGGCTGCTGTTAAAATTGCCGTAGACATGGTAGAAGAAGGCCTGATCGATGAAAAAGAGGCCCTTTTGCGGATTAAACCGGCCATGATTGACCAATTACTCCATCCTTCCTTTGATCCCCAAGCCCTGGACCAGGCAGAGGTCTTCTCAAGTCTCGGTTTGGCAGCTAGTCCGGGAGCTGGGTCAGGACAAATTGTCTTCAGTGCCCAAAAGGCTAAAGAATGGCAAGCAGCGGGTAAAAAAGTTATCCTCATGCGTAATGAAACCTCCCCAGAAGATATCGAAGGCATGTCTGCATCAGAAGCCATTGTCACTGCCCATGGTGGGATGACCTCTCATGCCGCGGTGGTGGCCCGGGGGATGGGGAAATGCTGCGTCAGTGGCTGTAGCGACTTGACCATTGATGAAGCAGAGAAAGTAGTCCACTACCCAGGTGGTCAATTGCAAGAAGGGGACACTATTTCAGTTGACGGCAGTCAGGGGAAACTCTACCTGGGAGAAATTCCTACCGCCCTGTCGAACACTGACGAAAACTATCAGAAAATGATGGCATGGGCTAGAAAATATAGCCGACTCAAGGTGCGGATGAATGCTGAAACCCCTGAAGATATCCAAACCGGCTTTAGCTTTGGAGCGGATGGGATTGGTTTAGTCCGGACCGAGCACATGTTCTTTAAGGCCGAGCGCCTGCGGGAGATCCGCCGTTTTATCCTCTCAGTTGATGAAGACCAACGCCAGGCTGCCCTGGAGAAGATCCGTGACTACCAGGTGGAAGACTTTACCAGGATTTTCCAACTCTCACAAGAGGCTCCCGCGGTAATCCGTTTATTGGACCCACCCCTCCATGAATTTATGCCCAAGAGTGATGCTGAAGTAGATGAAGTGGCGACTGACCAAGGCATCAGTGAAGCAGAATTACGCAGTCGGATGGTGCAACTGGCTGAAGTCAACCCCATGTTGGGTCACCGAGGCTGCCGCTTAGCTATGACCTATCCCGAGCTCTATGACCGCCAAGTGGAAGCCATTATTTATGGGGCCATTGCTGCAAGACAAGAAGGCCTTGATCCTCAAGTAGAGATTATGATTCCTTTGGTGAGTGTGGAGCCAGAATTAAATAGGCTGCGTGAGCGCCTCAGCCAAGTCATTGACCGACTCTTAGCCCAGGAAAATGTGACAATCGCTTACACAATTGGTACAATGATAGAGATTCCAAGAGCCTGTTTCATTGCCGATCAATTGGCTCAAGAGGCGGACTTCTTCAGTTTTGGGACCAATGACCTGACCCAAATGACCTATGGCTTTTCACGGGATGATGCCGGGAAATTCATTAACCAGTACCTAGAAGACGGTACCCTAAAACAAGACCCCTTCCAAACCATCGATCCAGAAGGGGTAGGTGCCCTGGTCAAAATCGCAGTCGACAAGGCCCGCCAGACCAAAGCAGGGCTCAAGATTGGGGTCTGTGGGGAACTCGGTGGCGATCCAGCCTCGATTCAGTTCTTTGACCAAGTGGGCTTGGACTATGTCTCCTGCTCGCCTTACCGGGTGCCCCTGGCTCAATTAGCCGCCGCCCAATCCGCCATCCGGCAAGCAAAAGGAAGTCACTAG
- a CDS encoding helix-turn-helix transcriptional regulator yields the protein MQFTDRQKQIIAIVKDQEPISGEAIAKQFGLSKSTLRSDLALLTMTGILDARPKVGYFYTGLGFDPLLGQKLSEVKVAELMASPVNISAKTTVYEAITTMFLYDNGSLYVTDEDQHLQGLVSRKDLLRFLATKSQTESPAVALIMTRMPNIVVVEKETLVLEAGKLLVDHKVDSLPVVNNRKDYQVLGKITKSHLVEFFVNTLASEGEL from the coding sequence ATGCAATTCACTGACCGACAAAAACAAATCATTGCTATTGTCAAAGACCAAGAACCCATTAGTGGGGAGGCCATTGCCAAGCAATTTGGCCTGTCTAAATCGACCCTAAGAAGTGACTTGGCCTTACTGACCATGACTGGGATCTTAGATGCCCGTCCTAAAGTGGGCTACTTTTATACCGGACTGGGTTTTGATCCCTTATTAGGTCAGAAACTGAGCGAAGTCAAGGTGGCGGAACTCATGGCCAGTCCGGTCAATATTTCAGCCAAGACTACGGTTTACGAGGCCATTACCACCATGTTCCTCTATGATAACGGCTCTTTATATGTGACCGATGAGGACCAACACCTGCAAGGGCTGGTTTCTCGTAAAGACTTATTGCGGTTTTTGGCTACTAAGAGCCAAACAGAATCCCCTGCTGTAGCCTTGATTATGACCCGGATGCCCAATATTGTGGTGGTGGAAAAAGAGACCCTAGTCTTGGAAGCGGGAAAGCTCCTGGTTGACCATAAGGTGGATTCCTTACCGGTCGTTAATAACCGCAAAGACTATCAAGTTCTAGGTAAGATTACCAAAAGCCATTTAGTCGAATTTTTTGTCAATACCTTAGCGAGTGAGGGAGAGTTATGA
- a CDS encoding pyruvate, water dikinase regulatory protein, whose amino-acid sequence MTEAKQVFFIISDAVGETARQVTRAALAQFAPDLKSDLRRFPFVKTQEELGEILRDAQAEGAIVAATFVNDDLDRFARQYAKEHQLTYINFLHELIQGIGQATGLSPKEQAGGLRKVDDAYLARMSAVEFAIKYDDGNYSKKAFSQADIVILGVSRSSKTPLSLYLANRGYRVANYPLIPEVRYPEELYQVDPKKIFGLMASPQYIMNIRTNRLKYLGLTSDAKYSQLERIKYELVMANDLYRELGAHVIDIEYKSIEESGAEIIEHL is encoded by the coding sequence ATGACAGAAGCCAAGCAAGTATTTTTTATCATATCTGACGCTGTCGGCGAAACGGCCCGGCAGGTTACCCGGGCGGCTTTAGCCCAATTCGCTCCCGACTTGAAGAGCGACTTACGCCGCTTTCCCTTTGTGAAGACCCAGGAGGAATTAGGCGAAATCCTTCGTGATGCCCAGGCAGAAGGAGCAATTGTGGCAGCCACCTTTGTCAATGACGACTTGGACCGCTTTGCCCGCCAATATGCCAAGGAACATCAACTCACCTATATTAACTTCCTCCATGAGCTGATCCAGGGGATTGGTCAAGCCACTGGTCTAAGTCCTAAGGAACAGGCTGGAGGCTTACGTAAGGTGGATGACGCCTACCTGGCTCGGATGTCAGCAGTGGAATTTGCTATCAAGTATGATGATGGTAACTACTCCAAGAAAGCTTTCTCCCAGGCGGATATTGTTATCCTGGGCGTGTCACGGTCTTCCAAAACTCCGCTGTCTCTCTATTTGGCTAACCGGGGCTACCGGGTGGCTAACTACCCCTTGATTCCAGAAGTCCGCTATCCCGAAGAACTCTACCAAGTTGACCCTAAGAAAATCTTTGGACTCATGGCTTCGCCCCAATACATTATGAATATCCGAACCAACCGCTTGAAATATTTGGGACTCACATCAGACGCTAAGTATAGCCAGTTAGAACGGATTAAATATGAATTGGTGATGGCTAACGACTTATACCGGGAATTAGGGGCCCATGTCATTGATATTGAGTACAAGTCCATTGAAGAGAGTGGCGCCGAAATTATTGAACATCTTTAA
- a CDS encoding glycoside hydrolase family 73 protein codes for MARKRKKAPKVKLKKYFWPKQRKRRFAVMILMALSLLGLTYCANHFLPYFNFSAYQWKDKEMSDQEAAFINQIGNYATLNYSQSQVLPSVVIAQAILESDFGKSQLASQYGNLFGRKAGAGEPSVALSTQEHGPGGWVTITDHFKVYPDWQSAVIDHGNLMVNGTDWNPDLYLGVRQARHYRQATKALAEAGYATDPGYADKLNHLIESYGLMQFDP; via the coding sequence GTGGCGCGTAAAAGAAAGAAAGCTCCTAAGGTAAAACTTAAAAAGTACTTTTGGCCCAAACAAAGAAAGCGACGATTCGCTGTGATGATCTTGATGGCCCTCTCTTTACTGGGCTTGACCTACTGTGCCAATCACTTCTTGCCTTATTTTAATTTTTCTGCCTACCAATGGAAGGATAAGGAAATGAGTGACCAAGAGGCTGCCTTCATCAATCAAATTGGTAACTATGCCACGCTTAATTATTCCCAATCCCAAGTCTTACCCAGTGTCGTCATTGCCCAAGCCATTTTGGAATCGGACTTTGGCAAGAGCCAGTTGGCTAGCCAGTATGGGAATCTTTTCGGGCGTAAGGCAGGGGCGGGGGAACCGAGTGTGGCCCTGTCGACTCAAGAACATGGTCCAGGGGGCTGGGTAACCATTACCGATCACTTTAAGGTTTATCCCGACTGGCAGAGCGCGGTGATTGACCATGGCAATTTAATGGTTAATGGCACCGATTGGAACCCCGATCTCTACCTAGGTGTCAGACAAGCGCGTCATTACCGTCAGGCGACCAAGGCCCTGGCTGAGGCGGGTTATGCGACAGATCCCGGCTATGCGGACAAATTGAACCACTTAATTGAAAGTTACGGTCTCATGCAATTTGATCCCTAG
- a CDS encoding GntR family transcriptional regulator, giving the protein MAKSMSYKEKAYRYLKEQIDNNVLLAGTHLKENDLAKQLDMSRTPIRKALDQLAKEKYVRIEPYKGAVVCKNTLNSKAIVERLQFIELLVTALFKQMENKGITVNTKQLDEIAHHLKWDKTIDQINDYYDAEAKLFQLLVSYHSNAYFRRVTLDTVLNLHELYINEAKKREERFLAELEDMQNIYPPFIQALKDGDYPQANKYIRMWINKLILQQINY; this is encoded by the coding sequence ATGGCTAAGTCTATGAGTTATAAGGAGAAAGCTTATCGCTATTTGAAAGAACAAATTGATAATAACGTGTTGTTAGCAGGCACTCATTTAAAAGAAAATGATTTAGCTAAACAATTGGATATGTCGCGTACCCCCATTCGCAAGGCCTTGGACCAACTGGCCAAGGAAAAATATGTCCGGATTGAGCCCTATAAGGGGGCCGTGGTTTGTAAGAATACCCTTAATTCCAAGGCGATTGTGGAACGGCTCCAATTTATTGAGCTCTTGGTGACGGCCCTCTTTAAGCAAATGGAAAATAAGGGCATCACGGTCAATACCAAGCAGTTAGACGAAATCGCCCACCATTTAAAGTGGGATAAGACCATTGACCAGATTAATGACTATTATGATGCTGAGGCCAAGCTCTTCCAGCTCTTGGTTTCTTATCATTCCAATGCTTACTTCCGCCGGGTGACTCTGGATACAGTCTTAAACCTGCATGAACTCTATATCAATGAAGCCAAAAAACGGGAAGAGCGCTTCTTAGCAGAGTTAGAAGACATGCAAAATATCTATCCACCCTTCATTCAGGCCCTCAAAGACGGCGACTACCCACAGGCTAACAAATATATCCGCATGTGGATCAATAAACTGATCCTGCAACAAATAAATTATTAA
- a CDS encoding UvrD-helicase domain-containing protein — protein MTHINQLIDGLNPQQKAAVQYTEGPLLIMAGAGSGKTRVLTHRMAYLLEEKAVRPWNILAITFTNKAANEMKERVKNLVGEAADTMWVSTFHSMCVRILRREAEAIGLSRSFTIADPAEQQSLIKRIMKDHNLDTTQFKPKMILGKISDAKNNLLGPKEYREEYSGFIENIVADLYEDYQAGLQAAQSLDFDDLIMLTVRLFKEQPEILSYYQQKFHYIHVDEYQDTNEAQYRLVKLLADYFKNICVVGDADQSIYGWRGANMENILNFEKDYPQAKVILLEQNYRSTKTILKAANEVIQNNVHRQAKKLWTDNQAGGKINYYRAQNEQDESHYVLDKIRQATTDKDYQYKDIAILYRTNAQSRTMEEALVKANIPYRIVGGLKFYDRKEIKDVLAYLRLLTNPQDNLSFTRIINVPKRGIGPGTLDKLRLFASEHGLTLLQAAQKVDYAPISGKGAKSLKKFADMMTKLQKQREFLTITDLTEEVIDKSGYLADLKAQKTLEATARIENIEEFLSVTRAFDERWEKEADQRQALAEITQTDQAGNAVEPVNIMDDSSQDDQAGEVSLLSPEELDAGLGQAALLGLDPGADASDDALLAFITDLSLVSDLDESETNEEAGQVNLMTLHAAKGLEFPIVFIIGMEEGIFPLSRASEDDEELEEERRLAYVGITRAEEELYLTNSYSRMLYGQHKSHPESRFITEIDDELLAKEDHSPLSMGSFSSSRPAYYNRRSRVSKSAAKAQEKRSIFAKGSSQSQAKSSEAVEWQVGDKARHKVWGVGTVVKVTGTDNDQELDIAFKGQGIKRLLAAFAPISKED, from the coding sequence ATGACCCATATTAATCAATTAATCGACGGTCTCAATCCACAACAAAAAGCAGCAGTCCAATATACAGAAGGTCCCCTCTTAATTATGGCTGGGGCGGGATCGGGGAAAACCCGAGTCCTCACCCACCGCATGGCCTATTTATTAGAAGAAAAAGCGGTCCGGCCTTGGAATATCCTGGCCATTACCTTTACCAATAAGGCCGCCAATGAAATGAAAGAACGGGTGAAAAACTTAGTTGGCGAAGCCGCAGATACCATGTGGGTAAGTACCTTCCACTCCATGTGTGTGCGGATTTTGCGCCGGGAAGCGGAAGCCATCGGTCTCTCTCGGTCCTTTACCATTGCTGATCCGGCCGAACAACAAAGTTTAATTAAGCGGATCATGAAGGATCATAATTTGGATACCACCCAATTCAAACCCAAGATGATCTTAGGCAAGATTTCTGATGCCAAGAATAACTTGCTTGGCCCCAAGGAATACCGGGAAGAGTACTCTGGCTTTATCGAAAATATAGTAGCCGACCTCTATGAAGACTACCAAGCTGGCCTCCAAGCCGCCCAATCCTTGGACTTTGATGATTTGATTATGTTGACGGTCCGCCTATTTAAGGAACAACCCGAGATTCTTTCTTATTACCAACAAAAATTCCATTATATTCACGTGGACGAATACCAAGATACCAATGAAGCCCAATACCGCCTGGTCAAGCTCTTAGCCGATTACTTCAAGAATATCTGTGTGGTTGGGGACGCTGACCAAAGTATCTACGGCTGGCGGGGAGCCAATATGGAGAATATCCTTAACTTTGAAAAGGATTATCCTCAAGCTAAGGTGATTCTCCTCGAACAAAACTACCGGTCCACCAAGACTATTCTCAAAGCGGCCAATGAAGTCATTCAAAACAATGTCCACCGCCAAGCTAAGAAGCTCTGGACTGATAACCAGGCTGGTGGGAAGATTAACTATTACCGGGCTCAAAACGAACAAGATGAGAGTCACTATGTCTTGGATAAGATCCGCCAAGCCACCACTGACAAGGACTATCAATACAAGGACATCGCCATCCTCTACCGGACCAATGCCCAGTCCCGGACCATGGAAGAAGCCCTGGTCAAGGCCAATATTCCTTACCGGATTGTCGGCGGGCTCAAGTTCTACGATCGTAAGGAAATTAAAGACGTCCTGGCTTACTTGCGTCTCCTAACCAATCCCCAAGATAACCTGTCTTTCACCCGGATTATTAACGTGCCTAAGCGGGGGATAGGACCAGGCACCCTGGATAAGCTGCGTCTCTTTGCTAGTGAACATGGCTTAACCCTCTTACAGGCCGCTCAAAAGGTAGATTATGCGCCTATTTCAGGGAAAGGCGCTAAGTCGCTCAAGAAATTTGCGGACATGATGACCAAGCTGCAAAAACAAAGAGAATTTCTTACCATCACCGACCTCACCGAAGAGGTCATAGATAAGTCGGGTTATTTAGCCGACCTCAAGGCCCAAAAGACCTTGGAAGCGACGGCCCGAATTGAAAATATTGAAGAATTTCTTTCCGTGACCCGGGCCTTTGACGAACGTTGGGAGAAGGAAGCTGACCAACGCCAAGCCCTAGCCGAAATTACCCAGACTGACCAAGCCGGGAATGCGGTTGAACCGGTGAATATCATGGATGATTCCAGTCAAGATGACCAAGCAGGGGAAGTGTCGCTCTTGAGCCCCGAAGAATTAGATGCCGGACTGGGTCAAGCAGCCTTACTTGGCTTAGATCCGGGTGCGGATGCTAGTGATGATGCTCTCTTGGCCTTTATTACCGACCTATCCCTAGTTTCTGACCTGGATGAGAGTGAGACTAATGAAGAAGCAGGACAAGTCAACCTCATGACCCTCCATGCCGCTAAGGGGCTGGAGTTTCCCATCGTCTTTATCATTGGTATGGAAGAGGGCATCTTCCCTCTTTCCCGGGCTAGCGAAGACGATGAGGAATTAGAAGAAGAGCGCCGTCTGGCCTATGTGGGGATTACCCGGGCAGAAGAGGAGCTCTATCTCACCAACAGTTACTCCCGCATGCTCTACGGCCAACATAAGAGCCATCCAGAATCACGTTTTATCACGGAGATTGACGATGAACTCTTAGCCAAGGAAGACCATAGCCCGCTCTCAATGGGGAGCTTCTCTTCCAGCCGACCGGCCTACTATAATCGCAGAAGCCGGGTCTCCAAGTCTGCGGCCAAAGCCCAAGAAAAACGGTCGATCTTTGCTAAGGGTTCTAGCCAATCCCAAGCCAAGAGCAGTGAAGCGGTGGAATGGCAGGTTGGCGATAAGGCCCGCCATAAGGTTTGGGGAGTAGGCACCGTGGTCAAGGTAACCGGAACGGACAATGACCAAGAATTAGATATCGCCTTTAAGGGGCAGGGGATTAAGCGCTTGTTAGCGGCCTTTGCACCCATTAGTAAAGAAGATTAG
- the ligA gene encoding NAD-dependent DNA ligase LigA codes for MVELVDQLNHYAHEYYVLDQPSVSDDLYDKTYRQLEELEASHPELIQSDSPTQRVGDVLNEKFDKVHFDHPMLSLGDVFSQEELMAWVDGVQKEFGTDTEFVCEMKIDGLSVSLLYQDGRLVRGATRGDGNTGENITNNIKTISSIPLRLQEPLSVEVRGEIYMPKASFAKLNEEREAAGLAAFANPRNSAAGSVRQLDPKVTAKRNLNVFLYTGVLPADAGVNSQAELLTSYPQWGLRVNPEFKLTHSKEEIWDYVEHVSQVRHDLAYDIDGIVIKVNDFDQQEELGYTVKAPRWAIAYKFPAEQAKTTIRDIEWTVGRTGVVTPTAVMDPVLVAGSTVQRASLHNMDLIQAKDIRLHDTVMIHKAGDIIPEVVSVVTEDRDADSEPYPEPENCPICQSDLVHLEDEVALRCVNPACPAQAKEKLFHFVSRNAMDITGVGPAVITQLYEKGYVKDPSDLYQLDEGTLLTLDKVKEKSAQNILQAIDQSRKNSLERLLFGLGIRHVGVKAARDIAMTFGSMKAIQDAEREAISAIDGIGEIIADSVEEYFANDEVTALVNRLSERGVNMTYLGASPQTLANVDSFWQGKTVVLTGKLTHYSRQEAKALIEGQGGKVTGSVSKNTDVVVAGEDAGSKLTKAQDLDILIFDEEEMLSHLEDA; via the coding sequence ATGGTAGAATTGGTTGACCAGTTAAACCACTATGCCCATGAGTACTATGTCTTAGACCAACCCAGTGTCAGTGATGACCTCTATGACAAGACCTACCGTCAATTGGAAGAACTGGAAGCCAGCCATCCCGAATTAATTCAAAGCGACTCCCCCACACAAAGGGTTGGGGATGTTTTAAATGAAAAGTTTGACAAGGTTCACTTTGACCATCCCATGTTGTCCTTGGGCGACGTCTTTAGCCAGGAAGAATTGATGGCCTGGGTAGACGGGGTTCAAAAGGAATTTGGAACAGATACCGAATTTGTCTGTGAAATGAAAATTGACGGCCTGTCTGTCTCCCTGCTCTACCAAGACGGACGCTTGGTCAGAGGGGCCACCCGGGGTGACGGTAATACGGGAGAAAACATTACCAACAACATTAAAACTATCTCCTCCATTCCCCTCCGCTTACAAGAACCCTTAAGTGTAGAAGTTCGGGGAGAAATTTATATGCCCAAGGCTTCCTTTGCTAAATTGAATGAAGAACGGGAAGCAGCCGGTCTGGCGGCTTTTGCCAATCCGCGTAACTCAGCGGCAGGCTCGGTCCGTCAATTAGACCCCAAAGTGACCGCCAAGAGAAATCTGAATGTCTTTCTCTATACTGGTGTCTTACCTGCCGATGCGGGGGTCAATAGTCAAGCAGAACTGTTGACCAGCTATCCTCAATGGGGGCTCAGGGTGAACCCAGAATTTAAGTTGACCCATAGTAAGGAAGAAATTTGGGACTATGTCGAACATGTGAGTCAGGTTCGCCATGACCTGGCCTATGATATTGACGGCATTGTGATCAAGGTCAATGACTTCGACCAACAGGAAGAATTAGGCTACACCGTCAAGGCGCCACGCTGGGCCATTGCCTATAAGTTCCCCGCTGAACAGGCGAAAACCACTATTCGGGATATTGAATGGACCGTGGGGCGGACTGGGGTAGTGACTCCTACTGCCGTCATGGATCCGGTCCTAGTGGCAGGGTCGACCGTGCAAAGGGCTTCCCTACATAATATGGACTTGATCCAAGCCAAGGATATCCGCCTTCATGACACCGTGATGATCCATAAAGCTGGGGATATTATCCCTGAAGTGGTTAGCGTGGTGACGGAAGACCGGGATGCTGATAGTGAACCCTATCCAGAACCTGAAAATTGTCCCATCTGTCAGAGCGACCTCGTCCACTTAGAAGATGAAGTCGCCCTCCGTTGCGTTAACCCCGCCTGTCCGGCCCAGGCTAAGGAGAAACTCTTCCACTTTGTTTCTCGGAATGCCATGGATATTACCGGGGTGGGGCCAGCGGTCATTACCCAATTGTACGAGAAGGGTTATGTCAAAGACCCTAGTGACCTCTATCAATTAGATGAAGGCACCCTCCTGACCCTAGACAAGGTCAAGGAAAAATCGGCCCAAAACATCCTCCAAGCCATCGACCAGAGCCGGAAAAATTCCTTGGAACGGCTCCTCTTTGGCTTAGGGATCCGCCATGTGGGCGTTAAGGCAGCCCGCGATATTGCCATGACCTTTGGCTCTATGAAAGCCATCCAGGACGCTGAACGGGAGGCCATTTCCGCTATTGACGGGATTGGTGAAATCATCGCCGACAGTGTGGAGGAATACTTTGCTAACGATGAGGTGACTGCCTTAGTCAACCGCCTGAGTGAGCGGGGGGTTAATATGACCTACCTCGGCGCTAGCCCGCAAACTTTAGCCAATGTGGATTCCTTCTGGCAGGGCAAGACCGTGGTCTTAACTGGCAAGCTAACTCACTATAGCCGCCAAGAAGCCAAGGCCCTCATTGAAGGCCAAGGCGGAAAAGTCACCGGTTCCGTTTCCAAGAATACCGATGTGGTCGTGGCTGGTGAGGATGCCGGCAGTAAATTGACCAAGGCCCAAGACTTAGATATTTTAATTTTTGATGAAGAAGAGATGTTGAGTCACCTAGAAGATGCCTAG